One Rhizobium sp. 9140 genomic region harbors:
- a CDS encoding SDR family oxidoreductase, with protein sequence MSDITLNAPKLFDLTGHVALVTGAGSGIGQHIAIGLAQCGADVALLDRRTDDGLAMTAHHIKAAGGRSIEIAADVTSKTSLADAVARTEAELGNLSLAVNAAGIANANPAEDMDEDQYQTLMDINLKGVFLSCQAEARAMLKHGRGAIVNIASMSGVIVNRGLSQAHYNASKAGVIHMSKSMAMEWVDRGIRVNTISPGYTATPMNTRPEMVHQTKLFEEQTPMQRMARVDEMVGPAVFLLSDAASFVTGVDLLVDGGFCCW encoded by the coding sequence GTGTCCGACATCACTCTGAACGCCCCCAAGCTGTTCGACCTCACCGGCCACGTCGCACTCGTCACGGGTGCGGGAAGCGGCATCGGCCAGCACATCGCCATCGGCCTTGCCCAGTGCGGCGCGGATGTCGCGCTGCTCGACCGGCGCACCGATGACGGGCTCGCCATGACCGCGCATCACATCAAGGCTGCAGGCGGCCGTTCGATCGAGATTGCGGCCGACGTGACCAGCAAGACGTCGCTGGCCGACGCCGTGGCGCGCACCGAGGCCGAGCTCGGCAATCTCTCGCTCGCCGTGAACGCCGCCGGCATCGCCAATGCGAACCCGGCCGAAGACATGGACGAGGACCAGTACCAGACGCTGATGGACATCAATCTCAAAGGCGTCTTTCTTTCCTGCCAGGCAGAAGCGCGCGCGATGCTGAAGCATGGCCGCGGCGCCATCGTCAACATCGCCTCCATGTCCGGCGTCATCGTCAATCGCGGGCTCAGTCAGGCGCATTACAACGCCTCGAAGGCGGGCGTCATTCACATGTCGAAGTCGATGGCGATGGAGTGGGTGGATCGCGGCATTCGCGTTAACACGATCTCGCCCGGCTACACCGCGACGCCGATGAACACCCGCCCGGAAATGGTGCACCAGACGAAGCTGTTCGAAGAGCAGACGCCGATGCAGCGCATGGCCAGGGTGGACGAAATGGTCGGCCCCGCCGTCTTCCTCCTGTCGGATGCCGCAAGCTTCGTCACGGGCGTGGACCTGCTCGTCGATGGTGGCTTCTGCTGCTGGTAG